The genomic interval ATTGTGTCTAAGTCTTGgtacaatttttaattaaaagaaattatttaaataagaattgtgtgtgtgtgtggtttgttctttttttgctaTGCAGCACACCATTGGAAATGAGAGACTGTATGAATCTAgcataacaaaataatacaagaaCTTTGGGTTGAGACAATTAAATAgcagtgaaacaaaaaaacacaataggaCAATATTCATTTTGGGAAATAAGTTAAGTATTCATCATCAAAATCCAATGAAAATCCTGTCCCATTTTATTATTAAGGATGATTATTTTTGATGTGTTTGACATTGACGTGCTATTATttgcaatacattttctttcaaattgttttttatttagattcagttgttttgttgaCCAAATTTAAGGTTTGTGCCTTCACTAAATAAACAAACGGACCGCATGGCCCTTTAAGAAGACGTCACTTCCGCTTTCATGTAGCGAGTCGTCACAACTGATCTTTTGAAGTCATGCGGATAATGCTCCGATCGGAAAACACCCCCGTGTGATCAATAAATCCCACTGTTTCTCAAATAGGGGTAAGTTCAACAagtttagcattttattatactCTAATTTCATCTGTGGCGGTCAgatgatttgttttctttcacattaGCTCGTTAACGCTAGCTTTTTCATGacttatttatattaatcttaCAACAACAAACAGTTTGTGATCATATGTACTTTTTTCTGACTGAAAGCAATGCGCTTAGCTGTCACGCGCTGTAAGATCAAAAGGAAAAACAGTTTAGTGGATGATTTTTATTGATCAGtatgtaaatgcatatataaacaaaaaccagATAATGCACCTGCACTGATACATTACAGTCAAAGCAATAAAGTCGTTTGCTGTACTGATAAGATGTTTAGATGAATGTGGTTATCTGATAGAGATGTATGATTGTTTTGTTACCACCATGCAAATTTAGACAGGCCACCTTTTTGAGAAGAATCTGGACTAGAACAATCAATACTAGGAAATGAATGCAAGTGACATTAGACACTAATGgtccatttgttttatttggttacAGAGCTGAAAATAGTCTGGAGATCATCATCGTCTTCCATACTTGGATAACTTTTCACACGAGCTGCATCCGGAATTTTTTGACACTATCATAATGAAGATTTGCATCGGTTTGAGAGGTAATGTGCTGCAGGTCGTGTAcataattttatgtatatagtttttttcccaTTGGTTATATtaatgcacatacacatacagataCAGTCTTAGCTGTACAGTAGGAAATGAAAGAAGtataaaaacaagtaaacaaagaCATGTATATAGTTTAAAGACCATCTAAAGGAATACTTAATCCAAAAccgcttattattattattcggTTTTGTTCCAAACttattttacttcaaaacaaaaaactaataacaGTAATGTAAggagtaaatggtgacagatgttgcatttttaggcaaactgtctctttaaggatGTCTTTTCTAGTGACCCAttgtgacaaaatgtaaaaatgttatgtttgtatGTGACTATATGGTTAAATCATCACTAGCAGGGCTCTGCGTAATCCAAAAACCTTATAAACCCGAGCATAGCCTTCTTTCCTTCTGCGCTGACGTCAAGATCAAGCTCTCACATGACCGATCACACATTTTTAAGGCTGTTCATATGCTTTCATGATCCAGTCTGCCTGAATCAACTCCAGACCCTTGGGCTGATTATTAGAAAGGCAAGCTTGTTGTGTTACTCTGAAGCaccattgtaaaaaaaaaaaaaaaaaaaaaaatctttggatTCATGGGAAAAGGAGCAAAGTTTGTGACCGATCATCTTGCATTTGTTAGTTCATATCACACACTTTGACATGCCATGAATTTTTGAGtgaatgttttcataatttaaatctCTAGGTAACCCGACCGTGACTATGTTCTGCTTCTAAATCTCTTGCTGTGAGGAGCAAAACCAACCTAGAGAGCAGCGGACATGCACTGCTGTCCTCCGCTCCAAAGGGGGAGCTGCTGGTAGAAGATATCAGAAAAGGGTGTGTGTATTGCTCTGGCCATGGATGACTTCACTACACGCACCTATGGCACCAGCGGCATGGACAACAGGCCTCTGTTCGGGGAGACGTCGGCCAGGGTAATGCACCTGTTAAGTTAGGACCGTGAAGTTTTGCTTGGTAAATGTCACATTGTGGATTATGCAGGAGgattactacatttaaaaaaaaaaaaaaaaagagttcatttttagattaaaggAATACAGTAGTTCACTAAAAAAGTACTCAGCCTCAATCCATCCAATGTGTAGACGAGTTTGTtacttcatcagaacagatctggagaaatctTTGGATATTTGGATCCTggagcgaatgggtgccgtcagagtctaaactatcagattttttttttaaatcacagtaattcacaaataattcaaataccACCAGTCCATCAATGAATGTCTTGTTAAGTGAAAAGAtgcttgtttgtaaaaaaataaaaggtattcAAGGCATTTTAACTTAATACTTTATCTAGACTCTATCCATATttgctttcttcagtgaaaaaattaattaggaTAGAAATACCCACAGATCAAGCTATTTTAAGTGCAGCTATTTTCTGTCAACTACAcagctatatttttttatttcgtcTTTCAGGATAGAATCATCAATCTAGTGATCGGTGGACTCGCGTCTTTACTCGTTCTGGTGAGTTTTACCATAAAGATCTCTGTACATATCGGTCAATCAAATTGTGATTATTAACCCTGAAATTTCTTTCAGGTGACCATCATTAGCTCATTCGTCTTCCCATCTCTTCCTCCCAAGCCATTGAATATATTCTTTGCCATCTGTATCATGCTAGTCTGCGGTTCAGTGTTGGTTCTGGTGAGTAAGAACTTTCAATATGATCTAAAAGGCATTATGCTTAATTGTTCAAACGGTGCCGCAGTGAAATAAATGGTCTCGCATGCAATGAAATCACATCCGTGGCTTTCTCTCGCAGATATACTGGTATAGGCAAGGAGATCTGGAGCCCAAGTTTCGCAACTTGATCTACTACATGCTCTGTTCCATCGTTCTGCTGTGTATCTGTGCCAACTTGTATTTCCATGATGTTGGACGTGATAAACAGAGCAATGCCTTATAATGCTGTTTCCACGGGAGCCGTCGCAATCAGCGGAATGTTCATCATTATGTGGGTGCTTTGGAACCCCACATAACTCCATTCGAGTTCTTCAATCAGGAGAATTCATTTTCCTACAAGCCCCATTTGTGTGGGCAGGGCCAGTCTGCCTTTGGGAGCCATGTCAGCGGACTAAACATATTACAGATGCAAATATGCTAGCGATCAGTAGCACTCTGGGATGCCCATGCACACATTTTGCACCCTAAATGCTGTACACAGCTTAACTATATGCCAATTTTGAAATAAGCCATGGCAATGTAATGCATAATGCTTTTATATTTGTACATGATACACCAATGGTACATTCctaattagaaaaaaagtttattttgtatttaaattattagaaatgCAATCTTGAATAAGAGCACTTGATTGAAGACATGCAGCAGTCATTGtaaattttgcttttttgctcATATTTCAAAATTACTGAACACTGTGTTATTTGATTTGTTAAAAACCTTACAATTTTGGTTATCAACTGTTGtagtttgtattttatgtaatgaacaaatacatatacaagaTATGCATTTGttgtattgctttatttttagtacAAAGTCGTTAAACGTGAAATGGTTTTATACAACTTCTGCTGAAACGCAAGGGATATTAGTTTGTTCACGTTTGACCAGGTCTGTGTGACCACTAGATGGTGCTTGTCTTTAACTAGATTGAATAATTACCATAATAATTTCataacaatattacattttatttattcgtaattgtccaaataaaaaaaccctgccATTTGCTCGTGTTACTTACATGCTGCTCAAAACCTCCTCCATGAGGTATAACGATTGAAAGAAATACTGACTGATGAATCATTAATACTGATTATTAAATCAGCTCTGCTAATTATCAAGCTTCCAGTCATCCCTGTTGCTTCTGCACTATTTCCAATTAACTAACAATCACCATTTATCCATAATACACACAAGTGTCTGTCATTAAACTGACCTGACATCAGTCAAAACCATATATTAAGACATGGGTTAGTGGTCTGGTCActacactaaaatgtaaaatatgcatgaaataagatgtagagaaagagaaatgacCATGGAATTTGTTATGCAAGTTCAAAAAcgtttgtttaaaattgatgCAACATAAATTGGTAAGAAAATTAGTTGAGTACACTACACACAATTTAACGAGCTACGCTGTCAGCTTAAAGCTTTGCAAGTGAAACAAAAtgataacataaaaatgaaaaacaaaaacaaaaaaaagaaattgctcATGAGTTCAAATCCCGCTGTTGTTTGCATCATACTGATGCCATTATTTCTAACAAAGTGCCACAAACACAAGCTGTTTCAAGAATGTCATGTGGGATAGTGGTTAGTTAATAAAGCTATGACTGAGGCATGGGTTCGAGTCCTACCTCACACAATCATATAGAGAGAATCAGAGCTTTGACTGCTCTTTCAGTAACATCgtgtacaaatgtaaaatataagttCCAGCACACCTCACACCAGgagatctgtggctcacagGTAAGAGCGCTGCCTCACGGTTCAGAGCTCGTTGGTTCGATCCCAGCCGGAGCTCCTTGAGTAGACGATTCAGGAGAGCCAAAGCTTTAACTAGCTTATTGTACCATCACACAAACGGTGACATAGAAGTTCCAGCACATCTCATGCCAAAAGGtctgtggctcactggtaaGGGCACTGCCTCACGGTTCAAAGGTTGCCGGTTCGATCTCGCTGAGGCTGTCTGTGACAGGGGGGGCTAAAGCTTTAACTAGACtagtattatatcacacaaacaGTGACATACAAGTTCCAGCGCGACCAGCgacaagagatctgtggctcactggtcagagcactgcctcacgggttcagaggtcgctggttcaatcccagccggaTCTCCGCGTTACGTGTGAATGGCGCGCATGGAGTgcgtgtgctgtgtgaatgaagggaCGGGGATGGCTCGGGTCCCCCCCGAGCCCCGGCACCATGTCCAGCAGGGGTTATGcttcttgatttcaaaaattgaaatttgcctGTATAAAAAATTTGAGCCGCCGTCCCTTCCCCGCCCGCTTAGGTtaccatcatttgctttctAGAGGAGTGACCCCCAcaaagaaaatgatggcaaccTACGCATCAACTACACAACACGACACAAAACAAGCCTCACCCGTCCTTCAGCACGTGTCCATCATTACAGTCAGTGTCTGTCCTCACGCTCCAGAGCTCTGCTTCCGTACAACACCTCTCTTACTCTGCAGGGGCAACACAGATGGATAAAGACTTTAGAGtttgttttaacaaattatggaaaacaaaaataatacaactctATATGTTTTTAGACAAATATCTATAACCAGTGATACTGGAGGAGTGACATTTAAAGACACTCAAGGCTATTCatgtacagaaaataaattcaatacacCTTTTCTATGGTCTTTAAAGCAAACAATGTTTAAGTGGTTAAAACAGGGGATACAATTATTCGCGCAACACTATGGTGTCGcgctttgaatcaaatgattcacaaaacgcCCCTTTtaaatcctgttctgaatcaaatgattcgaatcCCAATACGTGATCCGAttcgaaatcctgttctgaatcaaatgattcgaatcCCCAAAAGTGATCCGAttcgaaatcctgttctgaatcaaatgattcacaaaacgaTTCAAATCATTGGGCTTAATAATGTTCCCCGCCCTTTCAAAAAATCGGCCAATCCGGAAGGAGAGGCGGCGCCGTCACCCACTCCCATTGGTCCGACTCGTTaatcaatcacactgtttgacagcacgtaAACACACCCTCCATCACTTGATCACAAAACACGGTACCGTGTtgttctttaaatcactttacacGTGTACAGTTGCAAATGTTCTCCGCCTGCCAAGTAGAGGTTGATCGTTTACGTTAAATGTGAACACGGCGACAACGATGCATTCGATGTAGAAtttcataattgcatttatttcgaCACTATTAACGTGTTTGTGGCCGACTGAACGATCGACCGACTGCCTGATAACCTCAAAATATCACGTTTCGACTAACGTTTGTTGTGTGAACGCGTGTAGTGCTTGTGTTTCTGTGGGGTTTAGGTAACTCACATCGACGCGAACTGCCGTGTTTTCTTCCCAGGTTTCTACTTCTTCTGATCAGTCGGGGGTTCGAAGTCTCTGAAGGCGCCTCTGCCGCCTTGTGGAGCGGATGAAAAATGCAGTTCACTTTACTACCGGCTGTCGTGTCACAGCCTCATCAGACTCAACGTTGTTTCAGATTAATTTACTGGCTATATTCCCAAGTAACAcgtgcatgaataaatattcaagtacTCAAGTTCCGTATTTGTTAAGTGTGAAGAAAGGCTTGTGACGAATCACCGGCTCCCTCTTGTGGCCCGTTACGCGAAAACGCAAAGCCGAGTTGGTCGGCCAGAGGACAGAGGTTCATATTTCCAAAgttgggtgtttttttgttttgtttttttctccaagtAAGAAGTTCGAGggcaaaaagaagaaagcaagcaatGTAAGGACCGCTGTCATATAAAGAAAGGTTAGAACTACTAGCTGAGTCCCAATTAATGTACTGATGTGTGCAGTAAGGGTTTTGACAGACAGttttacacatttctaaaaccatgcactctgaactttcttttcacGGGGTCTCCTTCAAATTTCTGGTTTCAATTCATGcggttttgtagtttttaaaattcggtgtgcacagcttttttcaagagtgaaaactgaacGCAGAGTTGcttcattcatctcttttttaccattttgctcaacagaaaataattttcaggTGCATGTACTTTAGGGTGCTTTGCATAATTGCGCGTGTGTCAAAGACTGCAGCCCCAAAAGACATAtcatgcataataaacaaacagagctcacaaccttcagtactttttttccatttatttgtgctttgagcAGGGCAGTTATTTGAAACTTTGCACGTTGGACACTTACTCATGCCTGTAGTACAACAGAATTTAGACTGCTGGTAAGCAAATTCAAAAGATTTACGCGTTCAAATAATccctcatcaaaaaaaaaaaaaaaaaagagcatgcgTACACAACCTCAGCAGATTGAGATTGATTTCTCAGTCTAGAGTTAATGTGCCACTGTCCCATCACTGGGACGCGGAGGTCGCAGCATCCTCCTGTGGTCTCAAAGAGAACTGCAGTAGAAAGTCCCACTGCTCTGCGACAGAAAGGATTCAGACGATTCCACAGCTTGTGcatgatgtgctgctttcagctgtccTGGAGGAGGTCATGGCATCCACTGGAAATCGCTTGATGCTTGTCTTCCTCCTttcgcaaaagacaaaacagatccacTTTAATGTACTTGAGTCTGAACTCGAAAAAGGAAGGTTggcatcattgaaaatgagtcctgtaagacataagaaatgttctcagttagaatgttcttccgcgggatgcatgcacttctgtttattaaccgctatcTCTTTTTGTGGGCTTGTctgtgtttgaaatgaagcaatgtttcaaaagcacccaTAGCTGTTGCCTGTCCTGATAAATCAAAGAAATCACTTGTGATATTGCAGCTACGTGAACAGATAACATGCTAAAATGCTCAGAGGGGTGGgtctacacacacgcacacgcatagagcacaccttgagccaagagatctgtggctcacagGTAAGAGCGCTGCCTCACGGTTCAGAGCTCGTTGGTTCGATCCCAGCCGGAGCTCCTTGAGTAGACGATTCAGGAGAGCCAAAGCTTTAACTAGCTTATTGTACCATCACACAAACGGTGACATAGAAGTTCCAGCACATCTCACGCCAAGAGGtctgtggctcactggtaaGGGCACTGCCTCACGGTTCGGAGGTTGCGGTTCGATCTCGCTGAGGCTGTCTGTGACAGGGGGGGCTAAAGCTTTAACTAGACtagtattatatcacacaaacaGTGACATACAAGTTCCAGCGCGACCAGCgacaagagatctgtggctcactggtcagagcactgcctcacgggttcagaggtcgctggttcaatcccagccggaTCTCCGCGTTACGTGTGAATGGCGCGCATGGAGTgcgtgtgctgtgtgaatgaagggaTGGGGATGGCTCGGGTCCCCCCCGAGCCCCGGCACCATGTCCAGCAGGGGTTATGcttcttgatttcaaaaattgaaatttgcctGTATAAAAAATTTGAGCCGCCGTCCCTTCCCCGCCCGCTTAGGTtaccatcatttgctttctAGAGGAGTGACCCCCCCCCAcaaagaaaatgatggcaaccTACGCATCAACTACACAACACGACACAAAACAAGCCTCACCCGTCCTTCAGCACGTGTCCATCATTACAGTCAGTGTCTGTCCTCACGCTCCAGAGCTCTGCTTCCATTACAACACCTCTCTTACTCTGCAGGGGCAACACAGATGGATAAAGACTTTAGAGtttgttttaacaaattatggaaaacaaaaataatacaactctATATGTTTTAGACAAATATCTATAACCAGTGATACTGGAGGAGTGACATTTAAAGACACTCAAGGCTATTCatgtacagaaaataaattcaatacacCTTTTCTATGGTCTTTAAAGCAAACAATGTTTAAGTGGTTAAAACAGGGGATACAATTATTCGCGCAACACTATGGTGTCGcgctttgaatcaaatgattcacaaaacgcccttttaaatcctgttctgaatcaaatgattcgaatcCCAATACGTGATCCGAttcgaaatcctgttctgaatcaaatgattcgaatcCCCAAAAGTGATCCGAttcgaaatcctgttctgaatcaaattaTTCACAAAACGATTCAAATCATTGGGCTTAATAATGTTCCCCGCCCTTTCAAAAAATCGGCCAATCCGGAAGGAGAGGCGGCGCCGTCACCCACTCCCATTGGTCCGACTCGTTaatcaatcacactgtttgacagcacgtaAACACACCCTCCATCACTTGATCACAAAACACGGTACCGTGTTGTTCTTTCAATCACTTTACACGTGTACAGTTGCAAATGTTCTCCGCCTGCCAAGTAGAGGTTGATCGTTTACGTTAAATGTGAACACGGCGACAACGATGCATTCGATGTAGAAtttcataattgcatttatttcgaCACTATTAACGTGTTTGTGGCCGACTGAACGATCGACCGACTGCCTGATAACCTCAAAATATCACGTTTCGACTAACGTTTGTTGTGTGACGCGCGTGTAGTGCTTGTGTTTCTGTGGGGTTTAGGTAACTCACATCGACGCGAACTGCCGTGTTTTCTTCCCAGGTTTCTACTTCTTCTGATCAGTCGGGGTTTGAAGTCTCTGAAGGCGCCTCTGCCGCCTTGTGGAGCGGATGAAAAATGCAGTTCACTTTACTACCGGCTGTCGTGTCACAGCCTCATCAGACTCAACGTTGTTTCAGATTAATTTACTGGCTATATTCCCAAGTAACAcgtgcatgaataaatattcaagtacTCAAGTTCCGTATTTGTTAAGTGTGAAGAAAGGCTTGTGACGAATCACCGGCTCCCTCTTGTGGCCCGTTACGCGAAACGCAAAGCCGAGTTGGTCGGCCAGAGGACAGAGGTTCATATTTCCAAAgttgggtgtttttttgttttgtttttctccaagTAAGAAGTTCGAGggcaaaaagaagaaagcaagcaatGTAAGGACCGCTGTCATATAAAGAAAGGTTAGAACTACTAGCTGAGTCCCAATTAATGTACTGATGTGTGCAGTAAGGGTTTTGACAGAcagtttttacacatttctaaaaccatgcactctgaactttcttttcacGGGTCTCCTTCAAATTTCTGGTTTCAATTCATGCggttttgtagttttaaaattcggtgtgcacagcttttttcaagagtgaaaactgaacGCAGAGTTGcttcattcatctcttttttaccattttgctcaacagaaaataattttcaggTGCATGTACTTTAGGGTGCTTTGCATAATTGCGCGTGTGTCAAAGACTGCAGCCCCAAAAGACATAtcatgcataataaacaaacagagctcacaaccttcatactttttttttccatttatttgtgctttgagcAGGGCAGTTATTTGAAACTTTGCACGTTGGACACTTACTCATGCCTGTAGTACAACAGAATTTAGACTGCTGGTAAGCAAATTCAAAAGATTTACGCGTTCAAATAATCcctcatccaaaaaaaaaaagagcatgcgTACACAACCTCAGCAGATTGAGATTGATTTCTCAGTCTAGAGTTAATGTGCCACTGTCCCATCACTGGGACGCGGAGGTCGCAGCATCCTCCTGTGGTCTCAAAGAGAACTGCAGTAGAAAGTCCCACTGCTCTGCGACAGAAAGGATTCAGACGATTCCACAGCTTGTGcatgatgtgctgctttcagctgtccTGGAGGAGGTCATGGCATCCACTGGAAATCGCTTGATGCTTGTCTTCCTCCTttcgcaaaagacaaaacagatccacTTTAATGTACTTGAGTCTGAACTCGAAAAAGGAAGGTTggcatcattgaaaatgagtcctgtaagacataagaaatgttctcagttagaatgttcttccgcgggatgcatgcacttctgtttattaaccgctatcTCTTTTTGTGGGCTTGTctgtgtttgaaatgaagcaatgtttcaaaagcacccaTAGCTGTTGCCTGTCCTGATAAATCAAAGAAATCACTTGTGATATTGCAGCTACGTGAACAGATAACATGCTAAAATGCTCAGAGGGGTGGgtctacacacacgcacacgcatagagcacaccttgagccaagagatctgtggctcacagGTAAGAGCGCTGCCTCACGGTTCAGAGCTCGTTGGTTCGATCCCAGCCGGAGCTCCTTGAGTAGACGATTCAGGAGAGCCAAAGCTTTAACTAGCTTATTGTACCATCACACAAACGGTGACATAGAAGTTCCAGCACATCTCACGCCAAGAGGtctgtggctcactggtaaGGGCACTGCCTCACGGTTCGGAGGTTGCCGGTTCGATCTCGCTGAGGCTGTCTGTGACAGGGGGGGCTAAAGCTTTAACTAGACtagtattatatcacacaaacaGTGACATACAAGTTCCAGCGCGACCAGCgacaagagatctgtggctcactggtcagagcactgcctcacgggttcagaggtcgctggttcaatcccagccggaTCTCCGCGTTACGTGTGAATGGCGCGCATGGAGTgcgtgtgctgtgtgaatgaagggaCGGGGATGGCTCGGGTCCCCCCCGAGCCCCGGCACCATGTCCAGCAGGGGTTATGcttcttgatttcaaaaattgaaatttgcctGTATAAAAAATTTGAGCCGCCGTCCCTTTCCGCCCGCTTAGGTtaccatcatttgctttctAGAGGAGTGACCCCAcaaagaaaatgatggcaaccTACGCATCAACTACACAACACGACACAAAACAAGCCTCACCCGTCCTTCAGCACGTGTCCATCATTACAGTCAGTGTCTGTCCTCACGCTCCAGAGCTCTGCTTCCGTACAACACCTCTCTTACTCTGCAGGGGCAACACAGATGGATAAAGACTTTAGAGtttgttttaacaaattatggaaaacaaaaataatacaactctATATGTTTTAGACAAATATCTATAACCAGTGATACTGGAGGAGTGACATTTAAAGACACTCAAGGCTATTCatgtacagaaaataaattcaatacacCTTTTCTATGGTCTTTAAAGCAAACAATGTTTAAGTGGTTAAAACAGGGGATACAATTATTCGCGCAACACTATGGTGTCGcgctttgaatcaaatgattcacaaaacgcccttttaaatcctgttctgaatcaaatgattcgaatcCCAATACGTGATCCGAttcgaaatcctgttctgaatcaaatgattcgaatcCCCAAAAGTGATCCGAttcgaaatcctgttctgaatcaaatgattcacaaaacgaTTCAAATCATTGGGCTTAATAATGTTCCCCGCCCTTTCAAAAAATCGGCCAATCCGGAAGGAGAGGCGGCGCCGTCACCCACTCCCATTGGTCCGACTCGTTaatcaatcacactgtttgacagcacgtaAACACACCCTCCATCACTTGATCACAAAACACGGTACCGTGTTGTTCTTTCAATCACTTTACACGTGTACAGTTGCAAATGTTCTCCGCCTGCCAAGTAGAGGTTGATCGTTTACGTTAAATGTGAACACGGCGACAACGATGCATTCGATGTAGAAtttcataattgcatttatttcgaCACTATTAACGTGTTTGTGGCCGACTGAACGATCGACCGACTGCCTGATAACCTCAAAATATCACGTTTCGACTAACGTTTGTTGTGTGAACGCGTGTAGTGCTTGTGTTTCTGTGGGGTTTAGGTAACTCACATCGACGCGAACTGCCGTGTTTTCTTCCCAGGTTTCTACTTCTTCTGATCAGTCGGGGTTGAAGTCTCTGAAGGCGCCTCTGCCGCCTTGTGGAGCGGATGAAAATGCAGTTCACTTTACTACCGGCTGTCGTGTCACAGCCTCATCAGACTCAACGTTGTTTCAGATTAATTTACTGGCTATATTCCCAAGTAACAcgtgcatgaataaatattcaagtacTCAAGTTCCGTATTTGTTAAGTGTGAAGAAAGGCTTGTGACGAATCACGGCTCCCTCTTGTGGCCCGTTACGCGAAAACGCAAAGCCGAGTTGGTCGGCCAGAGGACAGAGGTTCATATTTCCAAAgttgggtgtttttttgttttgtttttttctccaagtAAGAAGTTCGAGggcaaaaagaagaaagcaagcaatGTAAGGACCGCTGTCATATAAAGAAAGGTTAGAACTACTAGCTGAGTCCCAATTAATGTACTGATGTGTGCAGTAAGGGTTTTGACAGACAGttttacacatttctaa from Puntigrus tetrazona isolate hp1 chromosome 4, ASM1883169v1, whole genome shotgun sequence carries:
- the tmem243b gene encoding transmembrane protein 243b; the encoded protein is MDDFTTRTYGTSGMDNRPLFGETSARDRIINLVIGGLASLLVLVTIISSFVFPSLPPKPLNIFFAICIMLVCGSVLVLIYWYRQGDLEPKFRNLIYYMLCSIVLLCICANLYFHDVGRDKQSNAL